The DNA region TGTCTGTAGTAGCAACGTAATCTCTGGTTGCTTCCGTGCTGCTAAGTACGGATGACAGTTCTAAATCACCTAACGGGACAGCTACTTCACTTGTGACCCTTTCATCGAGTTCTTTTTTTGGATGGCTGACAGTACAATAATCCTCATTCGTACCTAATTGTTTAAGGGTACCCACCTCAACCGTTATTTTCTGCACTCCCTTATCACCGGCATTATCGGCGACTTCCAAGTTCATAAAGTAACCTGGTACATAACCTTTTGGATCTAATGGTGAATTCGGCTCCATACTAACAACATCCTTTTATTGTGAACTGATACCTGGTACATCATTTCAATGAGATTGATGGATCACGCAGGTTGGATTGAACGTAATGAAACAATGTACTAGATAGTCAGACAAAGAGTTCGCGTGTAAGTTCCAGCCCCCTCAGTGCTTGTCTTGATTCAACAACAGGCCAGCCGCATTCACTACCACCTTCACCGCCCTGGCTTCTGCCTCCGCGATTTTGGATTCATCAGGAATTTCCTGACGCGTCCGGTTAACAATAACAGCTGCAACACAACCGGCCTTCAGCCCTGAGGCGGCACACATGGTCAGTAGCGTTGCCGACTCCATTTCATAATTCAGAACTCCCAGCGCCTGCCACTCTTCCATCGAACCCCGGAAACGGCGGATAACATGCCCGGTAACCGTGTCGTAACGTTCCTGCCCCGGATAAAAGGTATCGGAGGAAGCCGTTATTCCCACCTGATAATCAGCAGACTCTGAACGAGCGGCTGACACCAGAGCCTCGGTGCATTCAAATGAAGAAACTGCCGGAAACTCCATCGGGGCAAAGTGAGTACTGGCACCATCCAGGCGAACCGAGGCATTGGTGATGATCAGGCTCCCGGGGTCAATGTGTGCCTGAATTGCCCCGGTTGTACCTACCCGTAGAAACGTTGTAATACCTAACTGGGCAAGCTCTTCTACGGCAATTGACGTTGATGGCCCACCGATGCCGGTGGAACAGACGACAACCGGTTTTCCATTTAGCCAGGCCAGCCAGGAAGTGTATTCACGTACGCTGTGGAGAAACGTTGGGTTATCCATCTGGCTGGCAATTCGCTCAACCCTTGCCGGATCACCGGGAACAATCGCCAGCTCTGCACCCTGCAGTTGGTCGCGGGTAATACCGAGGTGAAAAACAGTATTCGCAGGCATCTGAATTACTCCTGTGGAGCCTTGTCGATGCTTAAGATTATTGTTGGTATTTGTGGATTCTGCACTGAGGAATATCAACTACAGATCAGATGACGCAAGCGGAACACTTGCATCATTCCGTTGAAAGACTTCCTTAAGATAGTCCTGGTTCTCACTGAAAAGCTGATGATAGTTTTGACAGAAACGCTCTTCATCGGGTTCAAGAAGTACTTCCACGGAAGGTGCCACTCCCTCTCTCCATGGGGGCAGGTCAATCCCGTAACGGCGACAGAGCGTATTCGTCAGCATTTCCGCAATTCCCCCGCTGCCACGGTGGGTCGGAGCCAGATGAACATACCACCAGTGAATTTTCGGAATAACAGTCATATCGCCTTTAAGCCCCCTGTCAACCAGATGTTCAATATGACTCATCACCGGAGCGATCAGTGTTTCATGGGTATGGAGCCAGACGGCTGATTCTTTTTTGTCACCGACATAACACAGATCATTTGCGCTAAACCAGTCTTCAGATTCGCATCGGCGATGCTTTTTGATCCTCGGACAAAACACGTACTGGGTTAAAGGAACACCCTCGCCATCAATATTCCCCATAACAAGGCCATAACGCAGCGAATCCTGATGTCCCCTGAAGCTCTTACGGAATAATTGGATCAGGTCAGAATCATTCTCTTCAACAAAATGTTCACCGTCATAAGGCAGTGATACAGCCCTTTCCATGGCGTGAAAATAAAGACTGGAACAAAGTTGGGTAAGGGTCAGAATATTTTTTTCCTTATCTTCCGACAGGTCACGCCGGACACCAAACTTATCGGCATCCTCCGTTTCTCTTTCCCTGGCAATCTCTCCTCTTTTCGCTTCAAAAAAAGAAATCAGTTCTTTTCCTGACCAGCCCTCCCTTTCAACCTTCTCCCTGGCCTCTGAAACAGCTCGCTCAAACAGATAACTCCATATACCAGGCCCCAGGCGGCCATAAACCGCCCATTCCTTAACAGGTCTTTGTGCCAGATGTTTCCTGGAAAGGTTTGATGATATGTCACAGGAATCCCACACCTTTTTGTCAGGCTTCGTGATAGCAACGTCAGGCGAGGAGCCCTTTTCCTGAGACTGAGACGAAAACGAAACAGGTGTTTGTCTACTTGTCGGAGATGAAGGTGGTAAATCCATTAACTGCTCTTTGTAAAGGCTAATCCATTAATGGTTATGACAACCCGCCCCGCCAATGGTTCCACCGGGCAGTCAAAACATTAAAAGCAGCTTAACTGTTCAATCTTTACCTTTTTTACGACGGGCTCTCGGATGAGCCTTGTCGTACACATCTGCCAGATGCTGAAAATCCAGATGGGTATAAATCTGGGTGGTGGAAATATCACTGTGTCCCAGTAATTCCTGAACCGCTCTCAGGTCGCCACTGGATTCCAGCAGATGGCTGGCAAAAGAGTGCCTCAGCATGTGGGGATGAACAGACGTCGGCATGCCCTGTTCCCGGGCCTGTCGTTTGACCCGGTTCTGCACCTGTCGATGGCTGATCCGTTCGCCCCGCTTCGACAGAAACAGCGCCTGTTCGTCTTTTACCGGAAGCATCGCCCTGACAGAAAGCCACAATTGAATGGCTTCTCTGGCTTTGCGCCCCACGGGAACAATGCGTTCTTTGCTGCCTTTACCCAGCACGCTGACCCGCTGGAAGCCTTCTTCAAAGCTGTCAAGGTTCAGCCCTACCAGTTCAGACAGCCGCAGCCCTGAAGAATAAAACAGCTCCAGCATGGCCTGATCCCTTAAAACCAGAGGGTCATCGTCACGGTTATTCAGCAGCGCGTCCATCTGGTCAGTATCGAGCGTGACGGGCAGTTTTCTTGAGGCTTTAGGGGCAGAAAGGAGTTTGGCAGGATTATCTTCAACGATTCCCTGACGGTTAAGGTATCGAAACAAACTGCGTACCGAAGACAGCAATCGCTGCAGGCTTTTACTCTGCAAACCATTACCATGCAGCTCTGCCAGCCAGAGCCTGAGCCGCTTTTCAGAAAGTTCAGGCCATGTGCTGATATTTTGCGAGGCCAGCCAGTCCGAGAGTTTCTTCAGGTCACGACAATAGGCTGCCAGCGTATGCCGGGAGCTGTTTTTCTCAAACTTCAGATAATCCAGAAAGGCGTTTATGTCTTTCTGTAAAGGGTCTCTCTGTAGGGATGTC from Endozoicomonas sp. NE40 includes:
- the udp gene encoding uridine phosphorylase, which produces MPANTVFHLGITRDQLQGAELAIVPGDPARVERIASQMDNPTFLHSVREYTSWLAWLNGKPVVVCSTGIGGPSTSIAVEELAQLGITTFLRVGTTGAIQAHIDPGSLIITNASVRLDGASTHFAPMEFPAVSSFECTEALVSAARSESADYQVGITASSDTFYPGQERYDTVTGHVIRRFRGSMEEWQALGVLNYEMESATLLTMCAASGLKAGCVAAVIVNRTRQEIPDESKIAEAEARAVKVVVNAAGLLLNQDKH
- the xerC gene encoding tyrosine recombinase XerC — encoded protein: MSFQQTSLQRDPLQKDINAFLDYLKFEKNSSRHTLAAYCRDLKKLSDWLASQNISTWPELSEKRLRLWLAELHGNGLQSKSLQRLLSSVRSLFRYLNRQGIVEDNPAKLLSAPKASRKLPVTLDTDQMDALLNNRDDDPLVLRDQAMLELFYSSGLRLSELVGLNLDSFEEGFQRVSVLGKGSKERIVPVGRKAREAIQLWLSVRAMLPVKDEQALFLSKRGERISHRQVQNRVKRQAREQGMPTSVHPHMLRHSFASHLLESSGDLRAVQELLGHSDISTTQIYTHLDFQHLADVYDKAHPRARRKKGKD